The sequence below is a genomic window from Takifugu flavidus isolate HTHZ2018 chromosome 11, ASM371156v2, whole genome shotgun sequence.
CAAGAGGTCGCCGTTAAGGCGGCCAGACAGGATCCAGACGAGGACATAACGGCCACCGCCAGCAGTGTTAAACAAGAAGCTAAACTTTTCTCCATGTTGCAACACCCCAATATCATCAAActggaaggtgtgtgtttggaagAGCCCAACCTGTGCCTAGTCATGGAGTACGCACGAGGCGGGACCCTGAATCGGGCGTTGACCGGAAGGCGCATACCTCCACACATCCTGGTCAACTGGGCCGTGCAGATCGCAAGAGGGATGCAGTACCTGCACGAGGAGGCGGTGGTGTCCATCATCCACCGCGACCTGAAGTCTAGCAAcagtaagagtgtgtgtgcgcttgtgtgtggaGGTAGCCCATTTACGACTGGATGGTGCTCCGCGGCGCGTCTGGCTGCAAAAATCTCTTTTTGCCTGCTTGAGTTTCAACCCTTAATGCAGAATCTATTGAACCCACGCTTTAAAAATCCCTTAAAGTTTTGCTATTACTCATAACGTGTGACGTCAACATCACATGAGCATCTCAAGCTTTTACACTGGAAGACATGGTGGGGATAGTGTCAAGAGGATGTGAAATAAAGGCAGAGTTTGCTCAGCTGGGCTGCTCCCCCAtccttttaaaaagacacacaaactcCCCCCCAGCCCTCTCTGCACTTCAGGCTGAaatgctgtttaaataaagtcAGTGATTtaccaaacacatcagcagacaCACTCAGTCCACACTGTCGGGCCATGTGCTTGTCTAAGCAGAGCTAataccagaggtcagagggtaACATTAACTCAGATAGAGATGCCATTTAGCTCACGATTATGCTAATTCCCAATAGCATTCACTTATAAAGACTCATGGGAATTATCGTTCTGTTTTGTCAGATGATAATGTTTATGTGAATTAACACTGATATTTGAAGATTCACCTCAGAATAACTTACTGGGATGGTGATCATGGTTTGTGGAGATGCTGTGATATCAGGctagtttctctttttttggagaTTTAATAATTACTGGACGGTACAAAGCAGAAACAGTAGTCCATGAGTCATAGCCCCCCTTTAAACTCAGCTGTGTGCAATATGAGACCACCGTGTTTGTCCCTGACTTCATGCTGTATTGTGACTCTGGGGTTCTGCAGATTTTAAGCTGACTGTTAACTGTTCTTCAGGCTGTGAGAGGCTACACCCAAACAGCCTGCACACCGTAAACACATTTATTAACTATTAAAAGCCCATGTGGTCGGTCTAAAGAGCCTGACTGTTTCATTTAAGAAGCAAAACTTTCTGTAATTATAGGGCCACTTGAAAGTCGGGACATAACTGCTGTTTGGAGGCTCTGAGCTTATTGGATATTTGGACAAGGTGGACTTGTGCAAACAAAGTCCTCCGAGTGTTGTGACTTCCAGTCAGTGTGTTTATTCTACAGGTTCTGTGTAACCTGCACACAAGCAGGATTTTAGAAAAGTTACAACCAAAGACCAACACTTTTAATTTTTGCTCTCCAGAAGACCAAAGAAGTTGCAGGAAATTGATCATAATCTGATCAAAAGAGTCATTTAAAGGGTTTTATCTGAATTAAGTAAGCAGCGTTGCGTGTTTACAGTCAGGCGAGTGAGTCCAGAGTACTCTACCCTGTTGACAAACGACCTCCAGCGGTGTCttctgtttttatctgtgtAAAAATCCGAATTAATAATTCATCGGAGCaaatgttttcatcagctgttgtgtctttgttttgtgtgtcacaTGATGAAGTGAAGAGAATTATCAGCTCAGGGACCAAGAAAATTGATGCGTCACTGCAAATGTTTGTTAAGCTGCAATCTGTCCAGCATTATAAGCAACTAGCTAAACAGCTAAACTTACTAAACATGGCCGTCTTCACAGATGCTCAACCTGTCATTGATCAAGCTGCAGGGGAAACATGCTCAACACGGACAAACATACAGCTATTTGATCAATGATTAGCCTGAAAGTAATATGCTGGAAGTCAGCACAATTTGTCCAAACTCTTTTGTGTTTTCCAATCTAATCTGTAAAATCCCAGCCTGCAGAGAGGAATGTTGCTAATGAGGGATAAAAGCTTAACATACGTTTGCACAATGGACTGGTCAAGCAGTGGTTGCTAGGCTACTGTGGCCAGAAGAATGGCGAGGACTCGGAGGGTCTCAAAGCCctcgttttgttttgttccgtTCATATTTAATCTCCCAGAGAGCAGCGGTACTGAGGGGGTTTCCCTTCTTAGTTTCCCTTACTTACCTTCCcttctttgttcctctttgCTCCCACATGCACTTTATTATGCTCCATGTCTACCTTTTTGAggcattttaaactttaaaagaTAACTGAAATTATAGCTATCATTGTTCCTATAGCTAAAGTGTGCGTCCACTTAAAAACTATACATTTGCTCATTTTGACTGAGTTAAAACAACTTGCCTTTCATGGCAGAGTTTTGCAACAGTTTTCACCCCCAACAAAACCAGTGTCGTAGTTCTATACATAAATACACTGTGTTTTGTTGGATGCACGGGGGTTGGCTCTAAGCAGacagtgttttctgtctttcagtTTGTCCAGCTCAGTGATCTCAGTATCTCTACCTGCTGTCACAGCAGCTAGTTTTCTGCTGGAAATCGAGTCAGAGCCTACAGCCTGTTGGCTAACTTCTGGAAACGTGTCCAGAAAACTGCAGACGTGATTCACATCCTCTCTGGGCCTTTAGGTTTTTACATTTGAACTCCTTCAGCCCGACACTAACATGCGTCTCAGGCTTAGCATCAGTTAACTGAAGATGAGTGAAGGAACTCCCACTGAAACCTGGGTGTGAGCCAGCGCtcagctcctgtctgcttcACAGTTTCACAGGATGGTGCGAGACGTATGACAGGAATGTATGTTCCAACACAATTGAAACTCCGTTTGAGGAACAAACAACAGCATTTTTCGTGTCAGTGCTGTTCTGATTCTCATGAAGAACGAGAGAATCATTTTTCCTGTAATTTGTTTGTTGTCTTGTTCTTTTCACAGAGGAAGAGTTAACAAAGCTCGACTTGGTCTTGCAGGGCAGCTTTTCTCAGGCTCTCCACAAATACCCCCGGTGACACACAGACAGTTACTGCTTGTCTTTTTTCCTGACAAGAGAATgggcagaggggagagaggaggagtggagatgCTTTCACTCTGTTTTTTATGACCTCTCCCTGACTGCACCTATTGTTGCAGGGCAgggtgaaaaggaaaaaggttCACAGCTGAGAAGAGCTGCTCCTGAATCGGCCTGTGTGGATCCCAGGCTCTCTGATAAATGTTAATACTGTAAAACTGCACTCCTTAACCATCTGCCATGTTTTAATTGGACTCCTTATCACTTCATTCagcaaacaaagaagaagagACTTGAGCAGGGTAGATGGATTTGGCCCCGATCCCTTTTCCACCCAGTACAAAGCCTGAGGTCGCCTTCATTTCAGTGGGGAGAGATCGAGCTGTTGTCTGTTTACTACAGGAAATCTCATAGAAGTGAACCGGACTGCATCAATTCCTCCTGTGACACTGTTAttagcaaaacacacacttggtgCTGTAGGAATCACGCAGGTTATTAAGTCTTTTGAGAAAAATAGTCCATTTTATTTAAGCAGAAGCTTAAATCTGCAGCTCCACTGTGGTAAATCCCACAACTTTTCCAAAAATGCTTTAGAAATGTTAGTCttttgtggttatttttaactttaaaaaagtTTACCCtcagttcttttttctttataccTCGAGGGAGAGAAAGCAACGGTAAGAAGCGTGGGACCATCTTTGAAGGCAGCTGCATCATGTCTGATCTTCCCACTGTTATACCGTGAAGGATGGGTCTGCCTGCAGATCCACTTTTGGAAAGGGGATttaaaggaagggggggttggACGGAGGGTGGGGTCTGCCCCAGAGCAATATTCATCTCCAGTTGCGCTGCACTGTTGTCTGCTTCAAAACTTCTTCTTTTCAAAAGAGTGAGAAATCCAGACTGGGTGAAGGCAACAGGGGCACACATAACACGTTAACCCTGATTTCTAAGCTGTTATAAGTGTCACTGACATTAGGAGGTAGTGCTATATAAACGTAGTTAGCATTTCCATTAGCAGCATTCCAAATatgctgtttggttttttttcttaaattacAACCATCAAAAATCAGCACTCAGTATATGCTTCCATTCACACTATTTACATAGTATCATAAATGTTCTGTAGATTACaaaatgaaagagaggaaggtcaaaaggtcatgtggaaaaattaaaaagaggtgCATCATCTGTGAAATGgtaaacaaatgtaaaaaaattaTATGTGCTACAGCTTCCGGCTCATTGTACTGCAAACCAACCCTTTTCCagttttttctcatttattgcTGTTATCTCAATTTTGTCTAAACTTATTCAGCCTgacacctacacacacccacactttGTTGCAACACCGTTTCATGTTGTAACATTTATAGCACAGAAGTAGGCAAATAGCTGTTTTATCAGAACAATTCTGAAGGATGGACCTGTCAGTATCATGTAGCCACCTagaaaatatgtttgtttttttcatccaCTGTTTTCCCAGTTGATAGTAACCTGTGGGGAACCTGTAGAGTCTGCTGGGAGGAATCTGTGGAATCACTAaaaggcagcaggaagcagcagtgtATCAGCTTTATGGAACCTGTTTGTAATGGAATTCCTATTGTTGCTCTCTGTAGAGTATCTGCTGCCCCCAGGCCAGTAATGGCACCAGTACCCCTGTCATGGACCAACCACTGGAGTTACTGGGAATATAACAGCATAAAATATTGAGTTCGGAATTATAAATGTATTCTATAGTTAAAAAagatagaaaataaaacaaaatgaatctCTAAAGTTGCCTGTAACGTATCCCTGAGTTTCTGTACAGTAGTTTCTGCAGCAGGTGAATGTACATTGCATTGAAATGCAGATTGATTTGCACTTGATATAATAATGATATCTGTTGTGATGTGTAGAGTATGTCAGGCCTAATTCGTACTGCAGGGATGATATACAGACCATAAGCGAGAGGAAAAGTGGTTTAGTTTAGCTTTAATTCTGTAAACACCAGTTTCTGTGGTCTTTGTGGTAATGCATTATcctgtaggggtgtgtgtgtgtgtgtaggagtaaGTCCAAGGTCGTGAGTGATAAGGCAGTGATTGTTTATGTGCCAAAAATGAAGTGTTGCGAGTTTGAATCCACATAAAGCCTTGACTTTGTGTCTCAGCTGAACCTGAACCAACACAGCTGAAAGCATCTGTTTGCTTTGACCTGCAGTCATTTACTGTGTGTAAATAACCGCATGGGACAGTTTTTAATGTGAAGAGAACTTGGCCGATTGGTACAAAGTGATCTGGTGAATCTTTGCTGTTTCATCTGCTGTTTGTATTACAAATACTCTAAACCCGATGTTGTCTGCTTTGTCAAATGGACCTCCTACGTATTTTCAGGATTTTACTTGAGTTTCTAAACCACTCGAAAGCACTGGAAGGTCTCCGTAGGTCGGTGGGCTGTGGCCGGGCTCTGGGGTCAGGTGTTGGGTTACAGGCTGGTGTGGAGGTTTCTGGTTGTCTTTAATGTATTAAACAGTTTTAGGACCGGAGGACAAGCTCTTTGTGGTGCTGTCAGCCTTCTGTTTCTATAGTAATAAATGACCTGCATACCTCTCTTGGCCCTGCTGACTATCAACTATCGTCCCTTTACTTTCATGTTTGTCTTTCCTCAACCCTTTTTCTGTAtatcctctcttttctttcactcttcTGTTAAATACCCATCCATTATTGACACACtttcagcagttttttttattgatttaccTCTTGTTTTCTCTAACGTGCAACCTTTCATGTCTCTCTTCAGTTTTGTTACTTGAAAAGATTGAGAATGACGACATTGGCAGGAAGACCTTGAAGATCACAGATTTTGGGCTGGCCAGGGAGTGGCACAAAACCACCAAAATGTCAGCTGCAGGCACCTACTCCTGGATGGCTCCTGAAGTCATCAAGTCATCTCTCTTCTCCAAAGGCAGCGACGTCTGGGGGTACAATGAAAGCCCAGAACAAAACATCCCATTTGTCATGTTTGcctaaaaacacttttaaaatatattgtttcctgtttctctctttccattCCATTCCACCCTCCAGCTATGGTGTCCTGCTGTGGGAGTTGCTAACTGGGGAGGTGCCGTATCGTGGGATAGACGGTCTGGCTGTAGCTTATGGTGTGGCTGTCAATAAATTAACCCTACCAatcccctccacctgccccgAACCTTTTGCCAAGCTCATGGAGGGTAAAGTCACACAGATGCCAAAGTAAATGTTTGGTTCGGTCAATCTGTCAGAGGGGCTTCATGCTCTTATATGTGTCTCCAGAGTGTTGGGACCAGGACCCCCATGTGCGTCCATCTTTTTCCTGCATCCTGGAGCAGTTGTCAGCCATTGAGGAGGCGGTGATGGCCACCATGCCCCAGGACTCTTTCCACAGCATGCAGGACGACTGGCGTGTGGAGATCCAGGAAATGTTTGACGAGCTCAGGACCAAAGAGAAGGTAAGAGTGAGTGGGGGGCTGCAGAGGTTTGTCCTGTATGCAGCCTGTATGTTGTCCATGCTCCCACACATTTTCATACATGTAAAAGTTCAGCATTCACATGCAAACATTATTGATTTCTTCCTGATTAATCACACATTTACCCAAACATTATTATTGAGGTACTTTAGCCCCCGTTAAGACTTTAATCTGCTGCTTGTAAAAGTCTCCCACTGCTGTCTTAACGAGAGGATTAATTAGAGTTTATACAATCTGTTGAATCATTGCGTGAGGCAGAGACCGGTGCTCCCTGCTGAAAGATGTCCGCAAACTGatgtctgttttcagttttaaccattttattttaggctATAAAACATTTAGAATGTAAAACTTAATGgaaaaattaataaatgaaacaGGATTTCTTGCATGCCAAGGTCCCACCCTTTTCTGTTTCTCAGTGAGTGGCTGAAGGAGCTTGACCGTAAAGCAGCTTTGCGGACGTCATCCAGTTCAGATCCTAATTACGATGCTGTGAATGTGAGAaaattgagggggggggggtaaactaCAATTTGTCCTCTGAAGTACTAAAGATACTACAGGACACTGCTGACGGTCGATAGAATGTTTAGAGAGTGTTTATCATGTTTATGTTTACTATATGAATATCTGAGTTGACCCTGGATACATTTCACCAGCTGTATGTTATTAATGTTTAGACCCAGAAAACACCCCAGTTCTGGTACCTATGAGCAGGACCTTACCTGTGTTCAGGGCTTTGGTCAATATTTTCTGCAGTGGCATTATTGTAGAGTCAGCATCTGCTGTATTGTGGTTTGTCAACGCGATTGAATTATGTCTATGAACCTGCTTCTTCCAGGAGCTTCGTTCCAGAGAAGAGGAGCTGACGCGCGCTGCCCTGCAGCAGAAGtcacaggaggagctgctgaagcggcgggagcagcagctggctgaGCGCGAGATCGACGTGCTGGAGCGGGAGCTCAACATCCTCATTTTTCAGCTCAACAAAGACAAGCCTAACGTGAAGAAGAGGAAAGGCAAATTCAAACGTTCGCGACTTAAACTCAAGGATGGAAACCGCATCAGCCTGCCCTCCGGTGAGAGATAGCACCTAAGCGCAATGAAGAGCTTCTGCCTTCTAGTGATACATTTGTACTGTTGAACCTGTCGTCAGGGAAACGTGTTTTAAAGTCTCTGACAGATCTGAGGTTGTCATCATTTTCTAACCCATCTGCACATTTCGCTCTGCAGACTTCCAGCATAAGATCACAGTTCAGGCTTCACCCTCCATGGACAAGAGACGAAGCCTCCACAGCaacagctcctctcctcccagcagTCCCACCCTCATTCCCCGCCTGAGAGCCATCCAGCGTATGTCCGCAGTTTTTCATATTGAAATATTTGGCATGTGAGGTCTGccgttctcttcctcctctgtcagtATATACTTCATCACATTGTCTGAGAATTTAAAAACTGGGAACGCTGGGACAATATTGTTTACAGTGATGAGCTGAGCCAAAGCCCCCGAACAGAAGCCGTCAGACAGTTGTTTGAACAGTAGAACTCTGTTAGTCGTGCACCAGTGACTCTGCAATAACTATGAATTCCTATGAAAGTATTTCCCAGTGGATCCCGACGTGATGCCTGACAAAGATGGTTGCAGACTTACGCTCTGGTGACTGGACGGATGCAGGGAGTCAAGTAATAATGCAACAACCTAAGAAATTTAATTGTGAGAGTTGGATCAAAAGAGAATAAATGTATCACCATAGTTATATTTAAGGCCATCAAAAGCCTTTAATGTTACCTCAACTTGAATCAACTGTTAACAAATAGGGCTTTACTGTATAGAAATGCAGGTTAAAGTTGAAGACCTTTGTTTCCTTTAGTCCTTCAGATGCTATTTGAGATATAAGATTGAAGCCTGGTCTTGCTTCTGAGAGGCCTTAACCGATTTACAATGTCAACATGAGCCTATTGTCTGACGGCAGCAACCCAGTGGTCCCGTAGTTGTGAGTGAGGAGCGCCCAGGCTCTCACACCCAGACTTGGACCGTCTATTCACTGCTGAGAAAGAAATTTGTAGTTGATTTTTCAAAAAAGCCGTTTGAAATACATGTCGATTTTACTTTTCTCTGGGCAAAATACAATATAAACATGACATGCAGAATATTTGATCCAAATGTGCGCGTAATTAAGGCCAGACCAGTGACCTGATCAGTGAACAGGTCAGCCAACAGCTGGCACAACAGTAAAGGTGAGCTATGGCTaccctggtgctgctggatgtcAGGTCGCACTAGAGACACTGGTGCTTTGAGGGACAACCATCAAGGCCCAGTTGGTTGTTTTGCAACAGTATTCACAGATTTTGGGCAAGACTTTGGGTTTGTCCATCCGTATTGCCAGGTTCTGACATCGTCCTGATCCTGACTCGTCTGCACCTCTGGGCTGCTCCACACCTGTGTTTCTGTTCGTGGGGTTGTTGATCTATAGGTTGTGACTTAACATTCCTCCAACAGACTCCGTTAATGTCAGTAAGACTTCATTTTTAACTTTTcctaatgaaatgaaaatgtctcTATTATCAGAGCAGACTGGTGGGCTTCCAACCTGTAGGGAACAGAAACCAGCTGAACGTGTTCTTATTCTGTCTGACCTAATGAAAGATTACAGCCGGACTCTCACAGATATGCTGCCAATAATGCGGCTCACTTGCAGCACACAAATCCTATCACTGCAGTGGTTTGAGATCGAGTTCTTCATTAACAGTCACTCAGGACGAGAGCAACCGCACGTGGGGCCGCAGCTCCCTCTACAGGCCAGAGGAGTTTGACGACGTGAAGAAAGGAATAAAGAAGAAGGGAAGGACCTGGGGACCCAGTTCAGTGCAGACTAAAGAGAGGCCCGCTGCTGTAGAGAGGTAGACTTTATCTCTAATCAGTCGCTGAGTAGAACTGACTCTTCTGAAGCTCAGTATCAcgtttttattttcagagtTCGTCCTCTGTCGGACGGCAGTAACCCCTGGTCCACCAGCCTGGTCAAGTCACAGAAATCTGTTCCCCTCGCTGCCCTGTTTGCAGAACAAGGTGAAATTTTAAATCATTGCAACACTTTTGACCGGTAATTGTTGATATTTGATAAGAGGAGGCTTCATTTTAGATTTCCCCATTTTGTCTTTCAGCAAGTGCCGGTAAAGATGAGACTGTGTCCCAGGAAAgtcctgacagcagctccaAGCCAAAGCAGCTCAAGTTCCCCAACCAGGTGTACATCGATCTACCTCTGTGGAGGGACGAGCCTCAGAGCCCCGGGGGAGCGGGAGACTGCGGGGTCGGAGCAGGAGGTCAGGGCGGCCAATCGGAGATAACAGACGACCCCTCGACCACCACGTCCACCTCATCGACCTCCACCACACCTCAGCACACCCCCACCAACAGCCTGAAGCGGGCGTCGGCTCGACGGAAGACCGACTCGGTGCTGTACGGCTGCGGCTCTCTGCTGGCTTCAGTGGTGCTCGGGTACGACATCAGAGAGGCTCTGAAAAACCCAATCACCCCTGGAGACGACTGTGAGTCACCACgcgaggagaaagagaagaagaagaaagaaggcCTGTTTCAGCGCGCCACTCGATTCCGCCGCAGCACCTCGCCGCCAGGCGGTCGCTCCCGCAAAGACGAGGCGTCGTCAAACCACCAGGGCTCCGCCCAGCCCGTTAATCTGATCTCCATGTCAGCCATCATAGAGTGTAACTCCACCAAGTGTCTCCTACAGTCTGAAGCCTGTCTTTCAGACAACGGCCCTGGGATGGTCAGCCCAGTCGTCCTCAGTCAACACACGGAGCCGGTCAGGGTCGGCTCAGGAGCCTGTACGGAGGGACTCAGCTCCAAGACAACCATCGATGCCACAAGGACCACAATGCAAACCCAAAGTCAGATGCAGGAGCTGACCAACCACAACACAGGAACACGCCTGCGCAGGAAGAAATACCACAACAGTGAGTCATCTTGTGTCAAAACAATGTTGGTTTTCTTCTCAGGTTTTGTGGTATTTTAACACTTTGGCACCTGTTTCCAGCCAATGGTCAGCCCACTCCAGCCACACAGAAGAAGCAGGACAAGGACAGAGCACCAGACAAGGTCTCAGGCGGGGAGGGGTTGTCCAGACCACGACCAGTGTCATTCCGGGCCAAGCCCCACGCCTGGGCCCTGTTGAGAGGTCGCAACAAGAGCTACTCGCTGGGCCACTACTCTGGAGAGAGAACGGCACAAAACCTGAGTATGGTTCTGTCCTCGGAGGGCTGCTCCCTCCTGGACATGGACACAGAGGGCCAGAAACGGGACTGCACGGTGCCACTCTGTCGCATTCAGAGTTCTCCTGCACGACCGTCAGTGTttgagctggagaaggagttcTTGTCTTGAAGATGAGCTCCATCTAAGAGTGTTGT
It includes:
- the map3k21 gene encoding mitogen-activated protein kinase kinase kinase 21; the protein is MNVSQAAFPNGEGRSGSGGLGEHVWADTPAVRSWAHSAPLCPTRSLWTAAYDYDASGEDELSLRRGDVVEVLSKDAAISGDEGWWTGKIHHRVGIFPSNYVTYQPAIYRLPTTTGSVGVAERVPGSPVQIPFSELVLEEIIGVGGFGKVYRGTWTDQEVAVKAARQDPDEDITATASSVKQEAKLFSMLQHPNIIKLEGVCLEEPNLCLVMEYARGGTLNRALTGRRIPPHILVNWAVQIARGMQYLHEEAVVSIIHRDLKSSNILLLEKIENDDIGRKTLKITDFGLAREWHKTTKMSAAGTYSWMAPEVIKSSLFSKGSDVWGYGVLLWELLTGEVPYRGIDGLAVAYGVAVNKLTLPIPSTCPEPFAKLMEECWDQDPHVRPSFSCILEQLSAIEEAVMATMPQDSFHSMQDDWRVEIQEMFDELRTKEKELRSREEELTRAALQQKSQEELLKRREQQLAEREIDVLERELNILIFQLNKDKPNVKKRKGKFKRSRLKLKDGNRISLPSDFQHKITVQASPSMDKRRSLHSNSSSPPSSPTLIPRLRAIQLTQDESNRTWGRSSLYRPEEFDDVKKGIKKKGRTWGPSSVQTKERPAAVERVRPLSDGSNPWSTSLVKSQKSVPLAALFAEQASAGKDETVSQESPDSSSKPKQLKFPNQVYIDLPLWRDEPQSPGGAGDCGVGAGGQGGQSEITDDPSTTTSTSSTSTTPQHTPTNSLKRASARRKTDSVLYGCGSLLASVVLGYDIREALKNPITPGDDCESPREEKEKKKKEGLFQRATRFRRSTSPPGGRSRKDEASSNHQGSAQPVNLISMSAIIECNSTKCLLQSEACLSDNGPGMVSPVVLSQHTEPVRVGSGACTEGLSSKTTIDATRTTMQTQSQMQELTNHNTGTRLRRKKYHNTNGQPTPATQKKQDKDRAPDKVSGGEGLSRPRPVSFRAKPHAWALLRGRNKSYSLGHYSGERTAQNLSMVLSSEGCSLLDMDTEGQKRDCTVPLCRIQSSPARPSVFELEKEFLS